The following are encoded in a window of uncultured Ilyobacter sp. genomic DNA:
- the rplJ gene encoding 50S ribosomal protein L10 yields the protein MATELKKQVIAELSEKIKKSDSIVFIDYRGLRVNEETELRKQIREAGAEYIVAKNRLFKIALKEAGVEDCFDDVLEGTTAFAFGYGDVVAPAKVTYELGKALTLKKRDIFKIKAGVLSGKRVEASEVEALAKLPSREQLLSMVLNGMLGPIRKLAYAAVAIADKKESAGE from the coding sequence ATGGCAACTGAATTAAAAAAACAGGTTATAGCTGAACTAAGCGAAAAGATCAAAAAATCTGATTCTATTGTTTTCATTGACTACAGAGGTTTAAGAGTTAATGAGGAAACTGAATTGAGAAAACAGATCAGAGAAGCTGGAGCGGAATATATCGTTGCTAAGAACAGGCTTTTCAAAATAGCTCTTAAAGAAGCTGGTGTGGAAGATTGTTTTGACGATGTGTTAGAAGGAACTACTGCATTTGCATTTGGATATGGAGATGTTGTGGCACCTGCAAAAGTTACTTATGAATTAGGGAAAGCTCTAACTCTTAAGAAAAGAGATATATTCAAAATAAAGGCTGGAGTACTTTCTGGTAAGAGAGTTGAAGCGTCTGAAGTTGAAGCACTAGCGAAACTTCCATCGAGAGAGCAACTGCTTTCTATGGTGTTAAATGGAATGCTTGGACCGATCAGAAAACTTGCTTACGCAGCTGTAGCTATAGCTGATAAGAAAGAATCTGCTGGAGAATAA
- the proB gene encoding glutamate 5-kinase, translated as MDRKEHMKKINRIVIKVGTSTLTHENGLLNIWRIEKLVRTLSGLANLGYELILVTSGAVGAGMGVLKLDEKPKTLDEKQAVAAVGQVSLIHLYRKLFSEYGKNIAQLLVNGEDISKRNRYINIRNTFSVLFDKKVIPIVNENDAVAVEEIKVGDNDTLSAYVASVVDADLLILLSDIDGLYTSNPRKDKNAKFISVVEEIDESIYSLASGAGGSKFGTGGMQTKIKAGEIATKLGVDMIIANGESPEIIRDILNGEEKGTLFLGEKDISAKKHWIWYGGKIKGTIYIDSGAEKALYGKNSLLPVGVISVDGTFAEGDIIAIKNCDEELIAKGVANYSSVEVELIIGKQSDEIEDILGYKGYDSVVHINNLHLLKEV; from the coding sequence TTGGATAGAAAAGAACATATGAAAAAAATTAACAGAATTGTTATTAAAGTGGGAACCTCGACTTTAACTCATGAAAACGGACTTCTCAACATTTGGAGAATAGAAAAACTGGTAAGAACTCTTTCAGGCCTGGCTAATTTGGGATATGAACTAATCCTTGTTACATCTGGAGCTGTAGGTGCTGGGATGGGTGTCTTGAAATTGGATGAAAAACCAAAAACGCTTGATGAAAAACAGGCCGTAGCTGCAGTGGGACAGGTTTCTCTTATCCATCTTTACAGGAAACTTTTTTCTGAGTACGGAAAAAATATAGCACAGCTTCTTGTCAATGGAGAAGATATATCAAAAAGAAACAGGTATATTAATATAAGAAATACTTTTTCCGTTTTATTTGATAAAAAGGTAATACCCATAGTCAATGAAAATGATGCTGTAGCCGTTGAAGAGATTAAAGTTGGTGATAATGATACCCTTTCGGCTTACGTTGCTAGTGTTGTGGATGCGGATCTTTTAATTCTTCTTTCTGATATAGATGGACTCTATACATCAAATCCCAGAAAAGATAAAAATGCTAAATTTATAAGCGTTGTGGAAGAGATAGATGAAAGCATCTATTCCCTTGCCTCAGGTGCCGGAGGTTCTAAATTTGGTACCGGCGGGATGCAAACAAAAATAAAAGCAGGAGAAATAGCTACTAAGCTTGGAGTTGATATGATAATCGCTAACGGAGAATCTCCAGAGATAATCAGAGATATATTAAATGGAGAAGAAAAAGGAACCCTGTTTTTGGGGGAAAAAGATATATCAGCAAAAAAACACTGGATATGGTACGGTGGAAAAATAAAAGGAACTATCTATATAGACAGCGGGGCTGAAAAAGCACTCTATGGTAAAAATAGTCTTTTGCCAGTGGGAGTTATAAGTGTAGATGGGACTTTCGCAGAGGGGGATATAATTGCCATAAAAAATTGTGATGAAGAGCTTATTGCAAAAGGGGTAGCCAACTATTCTTCTGTAGAGGTGGAACTAATAATAGGAAAACAAAGTGATGAAATAGAGGATATATTGGGGTACAAGGGGTATGATTCTGTTGTTCATATAAATAATCTGCATTTATTAAAGGAGGTATAA
- the secE gene encoding preprotein translocase subunit SecE: protein MKFIEEIKMEYAKVTWPNKEEVKNATIIVAAMSVALSVYLGVFDLIASRLLDVLVSNFGG from the coding sequence ATGAAATTTATCGAAGAGATAAAAATGGAATATGCTAAAGTGACATGGCCTAACAAAGAAGAAGTTAAAAATGCTACTATAATTGTTGCAGCTATGAGTGTTGCTTTAAGTGTATATTTAGGAGTTTTCGACTTAATTGCTTCTAGACTTTTAGATGTGCTCGTATCCAACTTTGGAGGGTAA
- the rplA gene encoding 50S ribosomal protein L1 produces the protein MAKRGKKYLEIAKLVEIGKLYEVNEALELVTKTNTAKFVETIEVALRLGVDPRHADQQIRGTVVLPHGTGKTVKILAITAGDNVQKALDAGADYAGAEEYIEKIQQGWFDFDVVIATPDMMPKLGKLGRVLGTKGLMPNPKSGTVTPNIAQAVSEFKKGKLAFRVDKLGSIHVPIGKADFDGVKIEENFKAFMAEIQRLKPAAAKGQYLRTVAVSLTMGPGIKMDPILVSKYLGA, from the coding sequence ATGGCTAAAAGAGGTAAAAAATACTTAGAGATAGCTAAACTAGTTGAAATAGGGAAGCTTTATGAAGTAAACGAAGCTTTAGAGCTTGTTACAAAAACAAATACTGCGAAATTCGTAGAAACTATAGAGGTTGCTCTTAGATTAGGGGTAGACCCAAGACATGCTGACCAACAAATAAGAGGAACTGTAGTTCTTCCACATGGTACAGGTAAAACTGTTAAGATTCTTGCTATAACTGCTGGAGACAACGTACAGAAAGCTCTAGACGCAGGAGCAGATTATGCAGGAGCAGAAGAGTATATCGAAAAAATCCAACAAGGTTGGTTTGACTTTGATGTAGTTATAGCTACTCCAGACATGATGCCTAAGCTAGGTAAATTAGGAAGAGTACTTGGAACAAAAGGACTTATGCCTAATCCTAAATCAGGGACAGTAACGCCAAATATTGCTCAAGCAGTATCTGAATTCAAGAAAGGAAAGCTTGCCTTTAGAGTAGATAAATTAGGATCTATTCACGTACCTATCGGTAAGGCAGATTTCGACGGTGTAAAAATCGAAGAAAACTTCAAAGCTTTTATGGCAGAGATCCAGAGGTTAAAGCCAGCAGCGGCAAAAGGTCAATACCTTAGAACTGTAGCTGTATCCCTAACAATGGGACCTGGAATCAAAATGGATCCAATCCTTGTATCTAAATACTTAGGTGCGTAA
- the rpmG gene encoding 50S ribosomal protein L33: MRVNVQLECTECKRRNYSTAKNKKNTTDRLEMNKYCKWDKKVTVHKETKK; encoded by the coding sequence ATGAGAGTTAATGTCCAATTAGAGTGTACTGAATGTAAAAGAAGAAATTACAGCACTGCTAAAAACAAAAAGAACACTACAGACAGATTAGAAATGAACAAGTACTGTAAGTGGGATAAGAAAGTAACAGTACACAAAGAAACTAAAAAGTAA
- the rplL gene encoding 50S ribosomal protein L7/L12 produces MAFDREKFIADLEAMTVLELKDLVTTLEDHFGVTAAAPAAVAAEAGAAVEEKTEFDVVLTSAGDKKIAVIKELRAITGLGLKEAKDLAEAGGNIKEAVSKEEAEEVKAKLEAAGATVEVK; encoded by the coding sequence ATGGCATTCGATAGAGAAAAATTCATCGCTGACTTAGAAGCAATGACAGTATTAGAGTTAAAAGATTTAGTAACAACATTAGAGGATCACTTCGGTGTAACTGCTGCTGCACCAGCTGCTGTAGCTGCTGAAGCTGGAGCTGCTGTTGAAGAGAAAACTGAATTTGATGTAGTTCTTACAAGCGCAGGTGACAAGAAAATAGCAGTAATCAAAGAGCTTAGAGCGATTACAGGGCTAGGACTTAAAGAGGCTAAAGACTTAGCTGAAGCTGGAGGAAACATCAAAGAAGCTGTTTCTAAAGAAGAAGCTGAAGAAGTTAAAGCTAAATTAGAAGCTGCTGGAGCTACTGTAGAAGTTAAATAG
- the rpoB gene encoding DNA-directed RNA polymerase subunit beta — protein sequence MGKLVKRMNFGRIKERGAMPHFLEFQLNSYEDFLQAKKAPNTREDKGLESAFREIFPIESSNGDIKLEYLSYELHEAEPPMNDELECKKRGKTYSASLKVRLRLINKKSGNEIQETLVYFGELPRMTERGTFIINGAERVVVSQLHRSPGVSFNKEQNIQTGKDLFSGKIIPYKGTWLEFETDKNDFLSVKIDRKKKVLATVFLKSVDFFQDNLEVIEEFFKPKELSLTKYYEKYKDREEIVSIFRTKFEGSFIKEDIFDEETGEILAEEQTVIDEELIEKIVDMKLESINYWEVRPEEKILANTLLADTTENKDEAVTEVFKKLRPGDLVTVDSARSLIRQMFFNPQRYDLASVGRYKMNKRLRLDLPDDQVVLTREDLVAAIKYVLGLHNGNGHTDDIDNLSNRRVRGVGELLLMQIRSGLVKMGKMVKEKMTVQDAGTLTPQSLLNTRPLNALVLDFFGSGQLSQFMDQSNPLAELTHKRRISALGPGGLSRERAGFEVRDVHDSHYGRICPIETPEGPNIGLIGSLAIYAKVNKYGFIETPYITVKDGKADFDDIKYLAADEEEGLFIAQADTVVAEDGNLEGEVVCRFGHEIVHVPGEKVDFLDVSPKQVVSVSAGLIPFLEHDDANRALMGSNMQRQAVPLLKAEAPFIGTGLERKVAVDSGAVVVSKVKGKVVAVDANKVVILDEDKKEHSYRLLNFERSNQAMCLHQKPLVDLGEEIEVGTILADGPATKGGDLALGRNILMAFMPWEGYNFEDAILISDRLRKDDVFTSIHIEEYEIEARSTKLGDEEITREIPNVSEEALRNLDDRGVIRVGAEVGPGDILVGKTTPKGETEPPAEEKLLRAIFGEKARDVRDTSLKMPHGAKGTIVEILELSRENGDELKAGVNKLIRIFVAEKRKITVGDKMSGRHGNKGVVSRVLPAEDMPFLANGTHLDVVINPLGVPSRMNIGQVLEVHLGLAMGDLDGGTYIATPVFDGGNEAQVKDYLESSGFSRTGKVTLFDGRTGDKFDNPVTVGRMYMLKLHHLVEDKMHARAIGPYSLVTQQPLGGKAQFGGQRLGEMEVWALEAYGAANILQEMLTVKSDDVAGRTKTYEAIVKGEEMPEPDLPESFKVLLKEFQALALDVELFDTDKNIINVNEELNKEETITEFSLADLKN from the coding sequence ATGGGGAAACTTGTTAAAAGAATGAATTTTGGAAGAATAAAAGAAAGAGGAGCGATGCCTCACTTCCTAGAATTCCAATTAAATTCCTATGAAGATTTCCTACAAGCCAAAAAAGCTCCAAATACTAGAGAAGATAAAGGACTTGAATCGGCTTTTAGAGAAATTTTCCCTATTGAGTCTTCTAACGGAGATATCAAACTTGAGTACCTTTCTTATGAACTGCACGAAGCAGAGCCGCCAATGAATGATGAGCTTGAGTGTAAAAAGAGAGGTAAAACCTATTCTGCCTCATTAAAGGTAAGGCTTAGACTCATAAACAAGAAAAGTGGAAACGAGATACAGGAAACATTGGTATACTTTGGTGAGCTTCCTAGGATGACTGAGAGAGGGACTTTCATAATTAATGGTGCAGAAAGAGTAGTAGTATCACAGCTACATAGATCACCTGGTGTTTCTTTCAACAAAGAGCAAAACATACAGACAGGTAAAGATCTTTTTTCAGGGAAAATAATACCTTATAAGGGTACATGGCTGGAGTTTGAAACAGATAAGAACGACTTTTTGAGTGTCAAGATAGACAGAAAAAAGAAAGTTCTGGCAACTGTATTCTTGAAATCAGTAGATTTTTTCCAAGACAATTTGGAAGTCATAGAAGAATTCTTTAAACCAAAAGAACTTAGTCTGACCAAATATTATGAAAAATATAAGGACAGAGAAGAGATTGTAAGTATCTTTAGAACAAAATTTGAAGGAAGCTTTATAAAAGAGGATATCTTTGATGAAGAAACCGGAGAAATCCTGGCTGAAGAGCAGACAGTAATAGATGAAGAATTGATTGAAAAAATAGTAGATATGAAGCTCGAATCAATAAACTACTGGGAAGTTAGACCAGAAGAGAAGATACTTGCCAATACTTTACTAGCAGATACAACTGAAAACAAAGATGAAGCTGTAACAGAGGTATTCAAAAAACTAAGACCTGGAGATCTTGTAACAGTAGATTCTGCAAGATCACTTATTAGACAGATGTTTTTTAATCCTCAAAGATATGATTTGGCTTCAGTTGGTAGATATAAAATGAACAAAAGACTTAGACTGGACCTTCCAGATGATCAAGTAGTATTGACCAGAGAAGATTTGGTAGCAGCAATAAAGTACGTTCTTGGACTTCACAACGGTAACGGGCATACAGATGATATAGATAACCTTTCAAACAGAAGGGTAAGAGGAGTAGGCGAACTTCTCTTGATGCAGATAAGATCAGGACTTGTTAAGATGGGTAAAATGGTAAAAGAAAAGATGACTGTACAGGATGCAGGAACTTTAACACCACAATCTCTTTTAAATACGAGACCTCTTAATGCGTTAGTTCTAGACTTCTTTGGATCTGGGCAGCTATCACAATTTATGGATCAGTCCAACCCGCTAGCAGAGCTTACTCATAAGAGAAGAATCTCAGCACTTGGACCAGGTGGACTTTCGAGAGAAAGAGCTGGATTCGAAGTACGTGACGTACACGATTCACATTATGGAAGAATATGTCCAATAGAAACTCCAGAAGGGCCAAACATCGGACTTATAGGTTCTCTTGCTATCTACGCAAAGGTTAATAAATATGGATTCATAGAAACTCCGTATATAACTGTTAAGGATGGTAAAGCAGATTTTGATGATATAAAATATCTAGCTGCTGATGAAGAGGAAGGTCTTTTCATTGCTCAGGCGGATACGGTTGTAGCAGAAGATGGAAACCTTGAGGGAGAAGTTGTTTGTAGATTTGGACATGAGATAGTACACGTACCTGGAGAAAAAGTTGATTTCCTAGATGTTTCTCCTAAACAGGTTGTTTCAGTATCAGCAGGACTGATACCTTTCCTAGAGCATGACGATGCCAACAGAGCACTAATGGGATCAAACATGCAAAGGCAAGCGGTACCACTTTTAAAAGCAGAAGCCCCTTTCATAGGAACAGGACTTGAAAGAAAAGTTGCTGTAGATTCTGGAGCAGTTGTGGTGTCAAAAGTAAAAGGAAAAGTAGTAGCTGTAGATGCAAATAAAGTAGTGATTTTGGATGAAGATAAAAAAGAGCATTCTTATAGATTATTGAACTTCGAAAGATCTAACCAGGCGATGTGTCTACATCAGAAACCGCTTGTTGATCTCGGGGAAGAGATAGAAGTTGGGACGATATTAGCTGACGGACCTGCCACAAAAGGTGGAGACCTGGCACTTGGTAGAAATATCCTAATGGCATTTATGCCTTGGGAAGGGTACAACTTTGAGGATGCGATTCTGATCTCTGACAGACTAAGAAAAGATGATGTGTTCACATCAATTCATATAGAGGAATATGAAATAGAGGCTAGATCAACAAAACTAGGTGACGAGGAGATTACAAGAGAGATTCCTAACGTTTCTGAGGAAGCACTAAGAAATCTTGATGACAGAGGAGTAATAAGAGTCGGTGCAGAAGTAGGACCTGGAGATATCCTTGTAGGGAAGACTACACCAAAAGGTGAGACTGAGCCTCCTGCAGAAGAAAAACTGCTTAGAGCTATTTTTGGAGAAAAGGCAAGAGACGTAAGAGATACCTCTTTAAAAATGCCACACGGAGCTAAAGGAACTATTGTTGAAATTCTAGAACTTTCTAGAGAAAACGGTGATGAACTTAAGGCCGGAGTAAATAAATTGATAAGAATATTTGTAGCAGAAAAGAGAAAAATAACTGTCGGAGATAAGATGTCAGGAAGACATGGAAACAAAGGTGTAGTATCTAGAGTACTCCCTGCAGAAGACATGCCTTTCTTAGCTAACGGAACGCATCTAGACGTAGTTATAAACCCTCTTGGAGTTCCTTCACGTATGAACATAGGGCAGGTACTAGAAGTACATTTAGGACTAGCTATGGGAGACTTAGACGGCGGAACATATATAGCCACTCCTGTATTCGACGGTGGAAATGAAGCACAAGTAAAAGATTATCTTGAATCTTCAGGATTCAGCAGAACAGGTAAAGTAACATTGTTTGATGGTAGAACGGGGGACAAATTTGACAACCCTGTAACTGTAGGTAGGATGTATATGCTAAAACTGCATCATCTAGTAGAAGATAAAATGCATGCTAGAGCAATCGGTCCTTATTCACTCGTTACTCAGCAGCCACTTGGAGGTAAAGCTCAATTTGGAGGGCAGAGATTGGGAGAAATGGAAGTTTGGGCTCTTGAAGCTTATGGAGCGGCAAATATTTTACAAGAGATGCTAACTGTCAAGTCAGATGACGTGGCGGGAAGAACAAAGACATACGAGGCTATTGTAAAAGGTGAAGAGATGCCAGAGCCTGACTTACCAGAATCATTCAAGGTACTACTTAAGGAATTCCAAGCACTAGCTCTTGATGTAGAACTCTTTGATACTGATAAAAATATTATAAATGTAAATGAAGAGCTAAACAAAGAAGAAACAATAACGGAGTTCTCTTTAGCAGACCTTAAAAATTAA
- the rplK gene encoding 50S ribosomal protein L11 → MAKEVIGLIKLQLPAGKANPAPPVGPALGQHGVNIMEFCKAFNAKTQDKAGWIIPVEISVYNDRSFTFILKTPPASDLLKKAVGIKSGAANSKKETVGTITKAQLKEVAETKMPDLNAGTVEAAMNILAGSARSMGIKVVD, encoded by the coding sequence ATGGCAAAAGAAGTAATCGGATTAATTAAGTTACAATTACCAGCGGGAAAGGCTAATCCAGCTCCACCAGTAGGACCTGCATTAGGACAACATGGTGTTAACATCATGGAATTCTGTAAGGCTTTCAATGCTAAAACTCAAGATAAAGCTGGATGGATTATACCAGTAGAAATTTCTGTTTATAACGATAGAAGTTTCACATTCATTCTAAAGACTCCACCTGCATCTGACTTACTTAAAAAAGCTGTAGGAATCAAATCGGGAGCTGCTAACTCTAAAAAAGAGACAGTAGGGACAATCACTAAAGCGCAACTTAAAGAAGTAGCAGAAACTAAAATGCCAGACTTAAACGCTGGAACTGTTGAAGCGGCTATGAACATTCTTGCTGGATCTGCAAGATCTATGGGAATAAAAGTAGTAGACTAA
- the nusG gene encoding transcription termination/antitermination protein NusG, producing MEKTIVKKWFMIHTYSGYEKKVKTDLEQKIETLGKGEIVTRILVPEEESVELRRGKKKVVARKLFPGYVMVEMIVTREESADGINFKVDSDAWYIIRNTNGVTGFVGVGSDPIPMEDEEVENIFRVIGLHDGSDKEVKETIQINFGVGDYVELLEGGLSGHGGKVAEIDMEHKRVKVMVEMFGRMTPVEVSFDGVKKA from the coding sequence ATGGAAAAAACTATAGTAAAAAAATGGTTCATGATCCACACTTATTCAGGATATGAGAAAAAGGTAAAAACCGATCTTGAACAGAAAATTGAAACTCTCGGAAAAGGAGAGATTGTAACAAGGATACTTGTTCCTGAAGAGGAAAGTGTGGAATTAAGAAGAGGTAAAAAGAAAGTTGTTGCAAGGAAACTTTTTCCTGGATATGTAATGGTTGAAATGATCGTTACTAGGGAAGAAAGTGCTGACGGCATAAACTTCAAAGTCGATTCTGATGCCTGGTATATCATAAGAAATACCAATGGTGTTACAGGATTTGTAGGAGTGGGGTCTGACCCTATACCTATGGAAGATGAAGAAGTAGAAAATATATTTAGAGTTATCGGGCTTCATGACGGTAGCGATAAAGAGGTAAAAGAAACAATTCAAATTAACTTTGGTGTCGGAGATTATGTCGAGCTTCTTGAAGGTGGACTTTCTGGACACGGAGGAAAAGTAGCTGAAATCGACATGGAACATAAAAGAGTCAAAGTCATGGTCGAAATGTTTGGTAGGATGACTCCTGTTGAAGTAAGTTTCGACGGTGTCAAAAAAGCCTAA
- a CDS encoding glutamate-5-semialdehyde dehydrogenase: MNNYILEMGSKAKEASKILAGIDTRTKNRALMSVVDALLENLELIKEENGKDLKAAREKGISESFIDRLTLTDDRIKGMANTVWEIANFSDPVGEIIRGFPHENGMKISEVRVPLGVLAMIYESRPNVTVDAAALALKSGNSIILRGGSDAFYSNGILERIFVDAITKEGVPVGAVQLIKNPDRALVNELIRLNEYVDVVIPRGGVGLKKAIIANATVPVIETGAGVCHLYIDSRAAIDKAMNIAINAKTQRPGVCNAIETLLIHRDSIGRILPFLAESLVSKGVEIRADEEALQFIPGAKEAVEEDWSTEYLALTISIKVVGSIEEAIEHIDKYGTKHSEAIVTESYEMAEKFLNEVDAAAVYVNASTRFTDGGEFGFGGEIGISTQKLHARGPMGVRALTTTKYMIRGNGQTR, from the coding sequence ATGAATAATTATATACTTGAAATGGGAAGTAAGGCTAAGGAGGCCTCTAAAATATTAGCTGGGATCGACACCAGGACTAAGAATAGAGCCCTGATGTCTGTGGTCGATGCCCTTCTTGAAAATCTGGAGCTTATTAAAGAGGAGAATGGAAAGGATCTAAAAGCTGCTAGAGAAAAAGGGATTTCTGAATCCTTTATAGACAGGCTGACTCTCACAGATGACAGGATAAAGGGTATGGCCAATACAGTTTGGGAAATAGCAAACTTTAGCGATCCTGTAGGAGAGATAATCAGAGGATTTCCTCATGAGAATGGAATGAAAATATCAGAGGTTAGAGTTCCGCTAGGAGTGCTGGCCATGATATATGAATCTAGACCCAATGTCACAGTAGATGCTGCTGCACTGGCTCTTAAATCTGGAAACTCAATTATTTTGAGGGGGGGCAGTGATGCGTTCTACAGTAACGGAATCCTGGAAAGAATATTTGTAGATGCCATAACAAAAGAGGGTGTTCCAGTGGGAGCGGTGCAACTTATAAAAAATCCAGACAGGGCTCTGGTGAATGAACTTATCAGACTAAATGAGTACGTAGATGTAGTTATACCCCGTGGAGGCGTAGGTCTGAAAAAAGCAATAATTGCAAATGCCACAGTTCCTGTAATTGAAACAGGAGCAGGGGTATGTCATCTTTATATAGATTCTAGAGCAGCCATAGACAAAGCTATGAATATAGCTATAAATGCAAAGACTCAGAGACCTGGGGTGTGCAATGCAATAGAAACCCTGCTTATTCATAGGGATTCCATTGGCAGGATTCTTCCTTTTTTGGCAGAATCTCTTGTGTCAAAAGGTGTTGAAATAAGGGCTGATGAAGAGGCGCTTCAATTTATACCAGGTGCAAAAGAGGCTGTTGAAGAGGACTGGAGCACAGAGTATCTAGCTCTAACAATATCTATAAAAGTTGTGGGGAGTATAGAGGAAGCCATAGAACATATAGATAAATATGGAACAAAGCATTCGGAGGCAATAGTGACAGAAAGCTATGAGATGGCTGAAAAGTTTCTGAATGAGGTAGACGCAGCTGCTGTATATGTTAATGCCTCTACACGTTTTACTGACGGAGGAGAGTTTGGATTTGGTGGAGAGATCGGTATAAGTACTCAGAAGCTCCATGCACGTGGACCTATGGGAGTGAGGGCGTTGACAACGACTAAATATATGATCAGAGGGAATGGGCAGACAAGATAA